In Bacillus thuringiensis, the DNA window TGAGAGTACACCCGAGGAAGCTAGTCAAAACTTAATAGATTCATTGATTGATGAGAAGGATAAGAAAGAATAATTCCTTCTTATTTTTTGTTGTATATTTATGTTCTTTATCGTAAAAGTATGATATAGTAAAAAACAGTGAATATTCTTCCAATTTAATACAAATTACATATAGATTGGTAGATTTAGTTTGTAAGCTGTGAGAGTATAATGAAAAGGGAGAGTCATATGGTAAATTTTAAGAAAATTTTGGCTTTTATTACCGTTATTTGTTTATTTTTTTTGACACCTATGACGTTACGTGCTGAGACGAATATTGGAGTGAATCCAGAACAAATGGCACCACCACCTGCGGAAGGACCAAATGTTTTTAGTCAGTTTGCAACTGCGATTGATGCGAAAACTGGAGATGTTTTGTATGACAAAAACGCACATCATCGTGCATTTCCAGCTAGTATGACGAAAGTGTTAACAGCAATTTTACTTATGGAGCATACGAAGCCAGAAGATCAATTTACGTTTTCACAATTAGCATTAGATCAAGAGAAGAGTAATTATCAAATTGAGTTTCAACCTGGCGAGACGATTAATCGTAATACTGCGCTTATGATTTTAATGGTGCTGAGTGCGAATGATGTGTCGTATGCAATTGCGGAGCGTATTGGCGGCAGTGTTGAGAATTTTGCTAATATGATGAATGAGAAAGCGAAGCAATTAGGTGCTACAGATAGTCATTTTGTTACACCAAATGGATTGCATGATCCGAATCATTATACAACACCATTTGATATGGCTATGATTACGAGAGGTGTACAAAAGTATCCTGAGATTTTACAAGCGATGAATACGAAAAGGACGACAGTTACGACATCTAGCCAGACGGTTTCTATTTTTAATAAGTCTACTTATTTTGAAAATCCATATAGCATTGGCGGGAAGACGGGTTTTACAAATGAAGCGCGTAATACACTTGTTTTATTAAATGAGAAGGATGGCAATCGTATTATAAATGTAGTAATGGCTTCTCAAAGGCCTGAAATTTATGAAGATTTGAAGCAGATGGCGGACTATTCTTTCGGTCAATTTGTGAAGCAAACTGTACTAGATAAACATAGCTGGCATCAAAAGGCAACGTATTTAAATAAAGATATCGATAGCGAGCTTGAAAAAAGTGCAGAGCTTATGCTTAAGAAAGATGAAGGGAAAAATGTGAGGACGATTTTCCGTGCGGCTTCATTAGATAAAGAGTCTTTGTATCATAAAGGAATTCATCGTGGTGAGGTAGTTGGTGCAGTTGATATTACGAAAAATAATCAAACAATTGCGACGATAAATGTTCTTTCTAAAGAAGATGTTACTTTTGCGATGCCTAAAAAAGATACGGCTACGCCTGAAGTAAACGAATCAAATGTGAAAATAATAAGCATTGGAATAGGTGCCGCTCTATTATTTGGAGCTATTTTATTTGTAGTGCTACGCCGAAATACAACAGGAATGAAATCAGAAGAAAAATAAATTACTAGTTAAAAGGCTGTGAAGAGACTTTGTCACAGTCTTTTTTTTTTACATTAAAAATAACTAATAATTGTAAATTTTCTTATTGCATTTCTGTTTTGTTCGTTATATTATTTACTTGTGTTCTTGTTAAAGAACGAGAGTGGATATTGCATACTTCAAATAATATAAAACAACGGAGAGGGAGAGAAACGATGAAATTAATTTGGAAGGTGATTAGCAACGTTATCTCATTTGTTTTATTTGCAGTAATGGTTTTATTAGCTTTTGTAGTTATTTCTTCAAAAGCGAGTGGTGGGGATCCAACATTGATGGGGTATCAATTTAAGAGCGTTCTTTCAGGATCGATGGAACCAACATTTTTGACAGGGTCAATCATTGCGATAGAGCCAACAAAAGATGGTTCTAAATATAAAAAAGGTGATGTTATTACGTTTAAAGAGAAAGATGACAAAATTGTCACTCACCGTATTATCGGTGTGAAGGATGCAAATGGAAAAGTAATGTATGAAACAAAAGGAGATAATAACAACGGACCAGATTTAGCACCAGTACTTGCAGAGAATGTAATCGGAAAGTATGCAGATATTACAGTTCCATACGTTGGTTATGGACTGAATTATGCGAGTTCAAAAGCGGGAGCAGCATTACTTCTTATTATTCCAGGAGTCTTTTTACTTGGCTATTCCGCGATTTCTATTTTTGGCGCTATTCGTAGCATCGACGGAGAAAAGAAAGATAAAAAAGTAGAACAATCCGTCTAGTTATTTTAGTTATAATTTCCTACTAGGAAATTAACAAATATATATTATGGGGGATTTGGACATGACTTTAAAGAAAAAATTAGGGATGGGTATCGCATCAGCAGTACTAGGAGCAGCATTAGTTGGTGGAGGAACATTTGCATTCTTTAGCGATAAAGAAGTGTCAAATAATACATTTGCGACTGGTACGCTTGATTTATTATTAAATCCATCAACAGTTGTTAATGTATCGAATTTAAAGCCTGGTGATACAGTTGAAAAAGAATTTAAACTAGAAAATAAAGGTTCTTTAGATATTAAAAAGGTTCTATTAAAAACAGACTATAGTGTAGAAGATACGAAGAAAGATAATAAAGATGATTTTGGTAAACATATTAAAGTAACATTCTTAAAAAATGTAGACAAGCATGAAACAATCGTAAAAGAAACAACGTTAGATAAATTGAAGGGTGACACACTTACTGCGGTAAATAACGATTTAGCTGCTTGGTTCTGGGATGAAAAAGGTATTTCTGCAGGTAAATCTGATAAATTCAAAGTAAAATTTGAGTTCGTTGATAATAAAAAAGATCAAAATGAATTCCAAGGTGATAAGCTACAATTAACTTGGACGTTTGATGCACAACAAGGCGATGCTGAAGTGAAATAATAAGGAAAACAAAAAGAGACTATCAAAAATGATAGTCTCCTTTTCTGCTAAAAGGGAAATGTAAAAAGAAAGATAATTTCTTATATCATTTTATATTTCACTTTATTATAATAAAGGTATAGTTCTTGATAAAGAACAAGTTGTTCGATAGGAGAGATTAAAATGCTGAAGCCACCTCGCAAATTCAAAAAGATGCTTATATTGCCATGTTTGTGTTCTATTACTTTTTATTTAGGCTCTCAAATGATGACTTATACAGAAGCGGCTTTCGTTCATGAAACGAAAGTAACGGCTACAATTTCGACAGCAAGTATTTTTCCAAAAACAGTTGATCAATTAACAGAACAAGCTAAGCAACATAAGGAAGTTATTTTGCATGAGTATGAAGGGATGAAGTCAAAATTAACTGTCACCTCCACTCAAGAGTTAGAACAGGCGCTTGTTACGTGGAAGCAAGGGCGTGAGA includes these proteins:
- the sipW gene encoding signal peptidase I SipW; this translates as MKLIWKVISNVISFVLFAVMVLLAFVVISSKASGGDPTLMGYQFKSVLSGSMEPTFLTGSIIAIEPTKDGSKYKKGDVITFKEKDDKIVTHRIIGVKDANGKVMYETKGDNNNGPDLAPVLAENVIGKYADITVPYVGYGLNYASSKAGAALLLIIPGVFLLGYSAISIFGAIRSIDGEKKDKKVEQSV
- a CDS encoding CalY family protein, which produces MTLKKKLGMGIASAVLGAALVGGGTFAFFSDKEVSNNTFATGTLDLLLNPSTVVNVSNLKPGDTVEKEFKLENKGSLDIKKVLLKTDYSVEDTKKDNKDDFGKHIKVTFLKNVDKHETIVKETTLDKLKGDTLTAVNNDLAAWFWDEKGISAGKSDKFKVKFEFVDNKKDQNEFQGDKLQLTWTFDAQQGDAEVK
- a CDS encoding D-alanyl-D-alanine carboxypeptidase family protein, giving the protein MVNFKKILAFITVICLFFLTPMTLRAETNIGVNPEQMAPPPAEGPNVFSQFATAIDAKTGDVLYDKNAHHRAFPASMTKVLTAILLMEHTKPEDQFTFSQLALDQEKSNYQIEFQPGETINRNTALMILMVLSANDVSYAIAERIGGSVENFANMMNEKAKQLGATDSHFVTPNGLHDPNHYTTPFDMAMITRGVQKYPEILQAMNTKRTTVTTSSQTVSIFNKSTYFENPYSIGGKTGFTNEARNTLVLLNEKDGNRIINVVMASQRPEIYEDLKQMADYSFGQFVKQTVLDKHSWHQKATYLNKDIDSELEKSAELMLKKDEGKNVRTIFRAASLDKESLYHKGIHRGEVVGAVDITKNNQTIATINVLSKEDVTFAMPKKDTATPEVNESNVKIISIGIGAALLFGAILFVVLRRNTTGMKSEEK